CTCCATGCAGCCTCGCCATCCGCTGCGGAACCAAGCACCTCGATGTCACTTTCGAGACTGAGCAGCGCGGACAGCGCGCCACGCACCATCGCCTGGTCCTCCGCCAGCAATACACGAATCATGCAGCACTCCTGTTGTTCGACTCGACGGACGGCGCACGGGGCGCGGCGTCCATAATGTTTTTCTTGATCAAGGGCACCTGCACCGTCAGCACCGTACCGCGACGCGGCGGCGACTCGATCTGCAGGCTTCCGCCCAAGGCCTGAATGCGCTCACGCATGCCGCTGACGCCATTGCCGTGCGCGCTCAGGCCGCCGCAACCATCGTCGCTGACCTGCATCTGCAGGCGTCCCTTCTCGACGGTGAAACCCACCTTCGCCGAACGCGCCTTGGCATGGCGGTGGATATTGGTCACCGCCTCGCGCAGCACCAGCGCGAGCGGGGCCTCGACTTGTGCGGGTACGCATACGTCATCGGGCAAGGCGCCGTTGAAGTCGACACCCGAGGCCTCCAGCATCAGGCGTGCCGATACCAGTTCGGCCGCGAGATCGCCGCGCCGCATACCGGTGACGGCTGTGCGCACTTCTGCCAGCGCGTGACGCGCGACGCGTTCGACCTCCTCCATCTCGCGCTGGGCGCGTTCCGGATCGATCAAGGCCAGCTTGCGCGCCAACTCCGATTTCAGCGCCACCAACGACAATGTATGCCCGAGCAAATCATGCAGATCACGACCGATGCGCTCGCGCTCGGCCAACGTGGCAAGGCGGCGGACTTCTTCCTGCGACAGGCGTAATGCAGCGTCTTTGCGATGGTTGTTCATGCGCAGGAAATGCCCGAAGCCGGACATCACGGCCACAAAACCCACCAGCAACAGAATCCATGCCGATATGTGCTGCCGCTGCGCCATGATGACGGTTGGAACGGCCAGTATCGCCAGCGCAGCCAGCCACCGACGCAAGGACGGCAGATAGGCCAGGCACATCACCGCCGACACCAGATAACCCATGGCCACGCCATTGAACGGCCACACGATGAGTCCCAACACCGCCATCGCGCTCGCGTACATGGGTAGCAAGCGATACGGTCCGGTGTACACCCGGTAATGGAAGTACAGGTACAGCGGTGCGGAGATCAGGGTCGGGAGCAGCCAGCGTTTCCAGCTCGATCCGGCATCGATCATCGGACCGACGAACAAAGCAATCACCCAGAACAAGTTCGCCATGGACTCCCAGCGCAGGTAACTGGGCGAGCCCAGCTTGCCTAGCAGGGAATCGGGATGGGTATCGAACCAGGCCTTCATGTCGCGTGCCGCTCCTGCGGCGTCCAATTCGTGGCATGGCCTTCCGGCACCCCACCTTCCGCCAGGACATCACGCAATACCGAACGCGAACGCAGAGGCACGGTGATCTCCAACCGCGTGCCCTGCCCCGGCGGAGAAACGACCACCAGCGTGCCGTCCAGCGCGCGCACGCGTTCATGCATGCCCTTGAGGCCGTTTCCGTGTACATCGATGCCGCCGCGCCCGTCGTCTTCGATGCTCAGGCGCAGGCTCTGATTGACCACGACGGCGTTCACGCGCGCCCGGCTGGCACGCGCATGGCGGGCGATGTTGGTGACCGCTTCACGCAACACCAGCGCCAAGCTCCGCTCCACCTCCACCGGCAGGGAAGGCGGTAGCTCTCCGGATTCGAACGACACTGCCGAGGACTCCAGCATCAACCGTGCCGCCGCCAACTCCGCGGCGAGATCCGTCGCGCGGATACCGGATACGGCTGTACGCACTTCAGACAACGCATGCCGCGCCACCCGCTCTGCGTCCGCCAACTCACGCTTAGCTGCCTCGCTGTCGCGGTCGAATAGCTTGCGCGACAACTCCAGCTTCAGCGTGATCAGCGACAAGGTGTGTCCAAGCAAGTCGTGCAGATCGCGCCCGATGCGCTCCCGCTCGGCCAATGCAGCAAGCCGGCGAACTTCCTCATGCGAAAGGCGCAACTCGGCTTCTTTCTCATCGCTCAAACGCTCGGCATGCACGACCAGGCCGATGATGATCGACGTCACCGGTATCCAAATCACCGCCTGCCACACGTAGTGCAGCAGCATCACCTCGGTGATGAGCGCCGCGTTGAGCAGCACCAGTGAGGCCATGTAGCGACGCAGCTCCATCCGGCAGCTGCGCAACATGATGGTGCCATACACGAAATAGGTCAGCGCGCTGGAGTACCACGGCAACAACACCAGCGACAGGGCGACCAACGCCAGCGCGAAAGAGCGCGAGCGGCGGCGCGAGGACACACAGCACTGCGCGTACAGGAATAGGAAGATCGGATAGGTGATCAGCGTGAGCAGCGCCCATCGCCACGTGTACTTGTCGAACACCGGGGTCACGAACACCCAGACCGACCACAGCAGATGGATGGCGTCCGTCCAGGGCGACTTGCCCTTCTGCACGCCGATAGCCACCAGGGAATCTGGCGCAGGGGTAAACCAAGCTCGCAGCCGCTCTCGCACTGTGTCTATCTCCCCTTGATCCACCTGCCCTTTGCGCATGCTACTTCAACCGAGGCGACGCAGGCGGCGTACCGCCAACGCGAAGCACGCCAGCCCAAAGATCAACAGCACGGCGACGTTGGAACCAACCGCGGCATGCCCCATGCCAAGCGCGCGAAGCGCCAGCGCCTGCAAGTGCGCACTCGGCCAGATGGGCGCGATCCGCTGCAGCGCGGACGGCAGCAGTGGCAGCGGAATCCACAGGCCGGACAGGAAGGACATCGGTAGATAGATGATGTTGATGATGGCCGGCGCGCCCTGCCCTTTCACCAGCGTACCCACCAGCATGCCCAGCGCGCAGAACGGCAACACGCCCAACATGCTCGTGGCGAGGAACCACCCTGCCTGCGCGGCATCCAGCGGCACATGTGCAAGACCGATGGCCATCGCCAACAGCAGCACGGCGATCACGCCGGAGCTGAGCATGGCCATCACCATCTTGCCAAGCAGGTAGGCGCCCGGCGGCATGGGCAGCGCACGCTTGAGTGTGAGCAGCCCGTTCTCGCGCTCCATGGCGAGCGAGACACCGAAGCCGAACAGGCCAGGGCTCATCACGCCGAATACGCCGTAGCTCGCGAGTAGATAACGCGCGGCGTCCCCTTCGGCGTTCTGGTGTATCACGATGCCGAACAGCAGGTAGAACATGGTCGGAAACAACAACACCGGCAGCAGGAAGCCGGGGGCGCGAAGATAGCGCACGCATTCGCTGCGTGCTTCGGCCAGGTAGGCGCCAAGCAGGCGGCGTAGAGGCATATCGCCCGTAAGCGACTTGGCATCGATGGCGGTGATGGACATTACGCGACCTCCTTTTCAGCGGCGTCTTCGCGGGTCAACTCAGTAAAGGCCTCCGCAAGGCCCGCGCGGCGTACTTCCAGTTCCGACAAGGCCGGGTCGGCATCAAGCAGGCGGCGTAGTACTTTTTCTGGTGCGTCGCTGTGTATATGGAGATGCGCATCATCGCGCTCGGCATGCGAGACGTGCGGCCAACGCATCAGCGCCGCCGCATCGAGATCGCTGATGCAACGGATGCGAGTCATCACCACGCGCGAGCGCAGCGCATCGACGCTGCCGTCGCTCAGCACGCGACCCTTGCCGAGCACGACCACGCGCTGCGCCAGCGCCTCGGCTTCTTCCAGGTAATGCGTGGTGAGCACCACCGCGCAGCCTTCCGCAACAAGATGGCGAATCGCCGCCCACAAGGTCTGTCGCGCATCGATGTCCAAGCCGACCGTGGGCTCGTCGAGAAACAGCAACTCCGGCCGACCGCAGATCGCCAGCGCGAATTGCACGCGGCGTTGCTGTCCACCGGAGAGGGCGGCATAGCGGCGCGACAACAGATCCGCGACGCCGGCCAGTTGCGCGGTTTCGTCCAACGAACGCGGCGCCGGGTAGTAGCTCATGGTCAGCCGCAACAGTTCAGATACGCGCAAGGTTGCCGGCAAAGAGGCTGACTGCAGCATCACGCCGATGCGTCGTCGCGCATCGATCTGCTGCGGGTCACGCCCGAATAGTTCCACCTTGCCGGCGTCCGTGCGCACCAACCCGAGCAATAGGCTGATGGCTGTGCTTTTTCCTGCGCCGTTGGGACCGAGCAGCGCTAGCAGTTCGCCGCGGTGCAACATGAGATTGAGACCGTCCAGCGCTGTTAAAACACCGTAACGTTTGATGGCGCCAGACAAGCTGGCGATGACTTCGACGGGCTTGGTCATGGCTCCTCCTTCCTACCCGCCATGCTAGGCAGCGCAAGGGTTTGTCAGCAGTTGCCCACGTCAGGGAACGCAGGTGACAAGCGTCACCCGGGGTTACGGCGGCGACAAGGCCGAGTTATGCTCAGTAGGTCGTTGCGTTGCCACATCCGTGATGGATCGCAATGCGACATGATCCCCCCCGGATCACGGAAACGCTGAACAGTCACGCGTTTCCACCATGCATTCGTTGACACGTCGATACGCATGCCATCGGGACGGCAGGCAAGTCGACCTTGAAGGAGGAACCCATGGGCGTGATTGATCAGCTGCGCGAACTGCGCGAATTCGGCGGCGCACCGCAGACTACTGGCCTCGACGACGCCACCATCGAGCGTTTGGCGGTGAGCCACCCTGAACTGGCGCAGGCCATCGGCGACGCGGTAGCGCGTCACCGCGAACTGCGTAGCGAACTGGGCGACTTCCTCAAGCTTGATGAAGCCGAGCAATTGACGAAGTCGCAGACGGAATTCGTCAATTTTTATCCGGACGACGCCATCAACCCGTACCTGCCGGCGGCTGCGCGCGGCCCGTGGGTGGTCAGCTTCAAGGGCGCGGTGATCCACGACAACGGCGGCTACGGCATGCTTGGCTTTGGCCATAACCATGCGGCCATCGACGCGGCGCTCGCACGCCCGCAGGTGATGGCCAACGTGATGACGCCGAGCATCTCGCAGATGCGTTTCGCCAAGGCGATGGACCGCGAGTTGGGCCGCAACCGCGGCAGCAACCCGTACGCCCGCTACCTGGCGCTCAACTCCGGCTCCGAAGCCGTGGGCCTCGCCTGCCGCATCGCCGACGTCAACGCCAAATTGCTCACCGATGCGGGCGGCCGTCATGCGGGCCGTACCATCAAGCGCGTCGCAGTGAAGGGTGCCTTCCACGGTCGCACCGACAAGCCGGCGCTCTATTCCGATTCCACCCGCAAGACCTACCTGCAGCACCTGGCCAGCTATCGCCATGAGGACACGCTGCTCACCGTGCAGCCGTACGACATGGCGCAGTTGGAAGCCGTGTTTGCCGACGCGGACAAGAACGGCTGGTTCATCGAGGCGATGTTCCTCGAACCCGTGATGGGCGAAGGCGACCCGGGCCGCGCGGTGACGCCGGAGTTCTATCAGAAGGCCCGCGCACTCACCGAAGCACACGGTTCGCTGCTGCTGATCGACTCCATCCAGGCCGGCCTGCGTGCGCACGGCGTGCTGTCGATCACCGACTATCCCGGCTTCGAGAAGCTCGCGCCACCGGATTTCGAAACCTTCTCCAAGGCACTCAACGCGGGCCAGTATCCGCTGTCCGTGCTTGCTGTCACCGAGCGTACCGCCGACCTGTACCGCAAGGGCATCTACGGCAACACGATGACGGCCAACCCGCGCGCGCTGGACGTGGCGCTCGCCACGCTCAACGAGCTCACCGACGAGGTGCGCAACAACATTCGCGTGCGCGGCAAGGAATTCGTCGACAAGCTCAACACGTTGAAGAACGAGCTGGGCGGCCTGATCACCAAGGTGCAGGGCACCGGCCTGCTGTTCTCGTGCGAGCTGTCGCCGGAGTTCAAGTGCTACGGCGCGCACTCCATCGAGGAATACATGCGCGAGCGCGGTGTGGGCGTGATCCACGGCGGCACCAACTCGCTGCGCTTCACCCCGCACTTCCTGGTGAGCAGCGACGAGGTCGACCTGGTTGTTTCGCACGTTCGCCAGGCCTTGCTGCACGGTCCGCGCAAGCTCAAGTCCGAAGCGGCATAAGCCACACCCGGAGCCAGCATCGCCCGCCCGACGGCGGCGATGCTGGCTGCTTCCCCGCATTGCGCCGCGTCCGCTTGATGCGGAAGCCCTGAAAAGCGCAACAGACTTCGCAAAAACGAACGAAGTCGCGACTTCCTTCGCGAAACTGTCGCAATAACTTACTAGCCTCGTCCCCGATGGGTCCATCCCGGCCCCAGGTAAAGGGAGTGGTTAATGAAAGCTACGCACGTCCGGCGCGCCCTTGTGGCAGCGCTGCTCGTCATGCTGTCGGCGACTGCCGCACACGCAGACGATCTGAGCATCAGCCAATTTCGAGTCCGTGGTCCGGCCGGCGGCAACGACGAATTCGTCGAGCTGTTCAACAGCGGCAGCAAGGCGCTGGACCTGTCCGGTTACAAGTTCAACGCATCCAACGCGAGCGGCACCGCAGGCACACGCCTGACGCTGCCCAGCGGCACGTCCATCGGCGCAGGTTGCTACCTGTTGCTGGCCAATGGCGCCAGCGGCGGCTACTCCGGCAATGTGGCCGGCGATATCAAGTACAGCACTGGCGTCACCGACGACGGCGGCCTGGCCATCCTCAATGGTGCGGGCAAACTGATCGACCAAGTGGGTCTGTCGGCCGGCTCGGCCTATCAGGCGGGTACGCCGTTAGCCTCGCTGGGCACCACCAACGCCGACAAGGGCTATGCCCGCAGCACCGACGCCGCCGGCCTGCCGCGCAACACCGGCAATAACCAAGCGGACTTCGTCGTCGTCTCGCCCACCACGCCGCACAACAGCACCAGCACCTGCGTGGTGATGGGCCAGTCGTTCTCCATCGCCGACGCCAGCGTCACCGTGCAAGGCGCCACCGACGTCAAGATGCCTTTCACCGTCACCCTCACTCAGCCCGCTCCGGCCGGCGGCGTGACCGTGCAGGCGACCACCCACGACAGCACGGCCACCGTTGCCAATGGCGACTACGACGCACTCGACACCACCCTGAAGATCGCCGAGGGCCAGACCCAGGCCAGCTTCAATGTGGTGGTGCATGGCCGTACCACGCCGAGCGACGACAAGGCTTTCGAGGTGAAGCTCAGCCAGCCGGGCGGCAACATCCCGCTGGCGCGCGACACTGCGCTGGGCGCCATCCTTTACAACATCCCCGTTGCTGCCGAGATCTGGCAGATCCAGGGCCGCGAACAGATTTCTCCGCTGGTCGGCAAACCGGTGAAGACCACGGCCAACGTCGTCACCGCTGTCGGTCCCGCGGGCTTCACCATGCAGACGCCGGATGCACGCGCCGACGCCGATCCGCTCACCTCCAACGGCATCTACGTCTATACCGGCGGCAAGCCGACCGCGACAGTGGGCGACGTGGTGGATGTGGATGCCACCGTCGACAACTACTACAACCTGCCCGAACTGAAGAACGCGACCGTCACCGTGAAGGCACACGGTAGCCGCCTGCCGGCGCCGGTGGTGTTTGGCGACAAGATCCCTTCGTCCAATCCCGACAAGCTGTCGTGCGGCGCCACCAACTTCCAGTGCTTCGTTGGCATGCGCGTGGTGATCGAGAACGGCATGATCAACACGGGTAACAAGCGTTTCAGCACGCAGCCGTATGCCGAAGTCAGCATCACGGCGAACGGCAAGCGTTCGTTGCGTCTGCCGGGAGTGCGCTACGGCGTGCCGGTGCCCGCGGGCGTGGAACTGCCCAACTGGAGCGGCAACCCTGAAGTGTTCAAGATGAACACGGCGGACTTCGGTGCCGTGCCGGCGAATACCCCGTTCGTGGCGGGCAGCACGTTCCGCGCGGAAGGTGTCATCTCGTACGACTTCGGCGCGTACACCTTTATCCCGACCAAGATCACGCTCAAGCGTGCGGCGGAGATGCCGCGTTCGGTGTCACCGACCGCCCCCTACGCACTGCGAATCGGCGCGTTCAACACCGAGCGTTTCTGCGACAGCGACTTCAACACCACCTTCACCTGCAGCGGCAACAGCAAGGAGCCGACCGCTGACGAGGTAGCCCTGAAGACGCAGCGTCTGTCGGCCTACATCGGCACCGTGCTGAAACTGCCGGACGTGTTGTCGGTGGAGGAAGTAAAGAGCCTGTCAGTGTTGCAGGGCCTCGCCCAG
This genomic window from Dyella terrae contains:
- a CDS encoding sensor histidine kinase — its product is MKAWFDTHPDSLLGKLGSPSYLRWESMANLFWVIALFVGPMIDAGSSWKRWLLPTLISAPLYLYFHYRVYTGPYRLLPMYASAMAVLGLIVWPFNGVAMGYLVSAVMCLAYLPSLRRWLAALAILAVPTVIMAQRQHISAWILLLVGFVAVMSGFGHFLRMNNHRKDAALRLSQEEVRRLATLAERERIGRDLHDLLGHTLSLVALKSELARKLALIDPERAQREMEEVERVARHALAEVRTAVTGMRRGDLAAELVSARLMLEASGVDFNGALPDDVCVPAQVEAPLALVLREAVTNIHRHAKARSAKVGFTVEKGRLQMQVSDDGCGGLSAHGNGVSGMRERIQALGGSLQIESPPRRGTVLTVQVPLIKKNIMDAAPRAPSVESNNRSAA
- a CDS encoding sensor histidine kinase — encoded protein: MAIGVQKGKSPWTDAIHLLWSVWVFVTPVFDKYTWRWALLTLITYPIFLFLYAQCCVSSRRRSRSFALALVALSLVLLPWYSSALTYFVYGTIMLRSCRMELRRYMASLVLLNAALITEVMLLHYVWQAVIWIPVTSIIIGLVVHAERLSDEKEAELRLSHEEVRRLAALAERERIGRDLHDLLGHTLSLITLKLELSRKLFDRDSEAAKRELADAERVARHALSEVRTAVSGIRATDLAAELAAARLMLESSAVSFESGELPPSLPVEVERSLALVLREAVTNIARHARASRARVNAVVVNQSLRLSIEDDGRGGIDVHGNGLKGMHERVRALDGTLVVVSPPGQGTRLEITVPLRSRSVLRDVLAEGGVPEGHATNWTPQERHAT
- a CDS encoding ABC transporter permease, whose product is MSITAIDAKSLTGDMPLRRLLGAYLAEARSECVRYLRAPGFLLPVLLFPTMFYLLFGIVIHQNAEGDAARYLLASYGVFGVMSPGLFGFGVSLAMERENGLLTLKRALPMPPGAYLLGKMVMAMLSSGVIAVLLLAMAIGLAHVPLDAAQAGWFLATSMLGVLPFCALGMLVGTLVKGQGAPAIINIIYLPMSFLSGLWIPLPLLPSALQRIAPIWPSAHLQALALRALGMGHAAVGSNVAVLLIFGLACFALAVRRLRRLG
- a CDS encoding ABC transporter ATP-binding protein, which produces MTKPVEVIASLSGAIKRYGVLTALDGLNLMLHRGELLALLGPNGAGKSTAISLLLGLVRTDAGKVELFGRDPQQIDARRRIGVMLQSASLPATLRVSELLRLTMSYYPAPRSLDETAQLAGVADLLSRRYAALSGGQQRRVQFALAICGRPELLFLDEPTVGLDIDARQTLWAAIRHLVAEGCAVVLTTHYLEEAEALAQRVVVLGKGRVLSDGSVDALRSRVVMTRIRCISDLDAAALMRWPHVSHAERDDAHLHIHSDAPEKVLRRLLDADPALSELEVRRAGLAEAFTELTREDAAEKEVA
- a CDS encoding aminotransferase class III-fold pyridoxal phosphate-dependent enzyme, producing the protein MGVIDQLRELREFGGAPQTTGLDDATIERLAVSHPELAQAIGDAVARHRELRSELGDFLKLDEAEQLTKSQTEFVNFYPDDAINPYLPAAARGPWVVSFKGAVIHDNGGYGMLGFGHNHAAIDAALARPQVMANVMTPSISQMRFAKAMDRELGRNRGSNPYARYLALNSGSEAVGLACRIADVNAKLLTDAGGRHAGRTIKRVAVKGAFHGRTDKPALYSDSTRKTYLQHLASYRHEDTLLTVQPYDMAQLEAVFADADKNGWFIEAMFLEPVMGEGDPGRAVTPEFYQKARALTEAHGSLLLIDSIQAGLRAHGVLSITDYPGFEKLAPPDFETFSKALNAGQYPLSVLAVTERTADLYRKGIYGNTMTANPRALDVALATLNELTDEVRNNIRVRGKEFVDKLNTLKNELGGLITKVQGTGLLFSCELSPEFKCYGAHSIEEYMRERGVGVIHGGTNSLRFTPHFLVSSDEVDLVVSHVRQALLHGPRKLKSEAA
- a CDS encoding lamin tail domain-containing protein, which produces MKATHVRRALVAALLVMLSATAAHADDLSISQFRVRGPAGGNDEFVELFNSGSKALDLSGYKFNASNASGTAGTRLTLPSGTSIGAGCYLLLANGASGGYSGNVAGDIKYSTGVTDDGGLAILNGAGKLIDQVGLSAGSAYQAGTPLASLGTTNADKGYARSTDAAGLPRNTGNNQADFVVVSPTTPHNSTSTCVVMGQSFSIADASVTVQGATDVKMPFTVTLTQPAPAGGVTVQATTHDSTATVANGDYDALDTTLKIAEGQTQASFNVVVHGRTTPSDDKAFEVKLSQPGGNIPLARDTALGAILYNIPVAAEIWQIQGREQISPLVGKPVKTTANVVTAVGPAGFTMQTPDARADADPLTSNGIYVYTGGKPTATVGDVVDVDATVDNYYNLPELKNATVTVKAHGSRLPAPVVFGDKIPSSNPDKLSCGATNFQCFVGMRVVIENGMINTGNKRFSTQPYAEVSITANGKRSLRLPGVRYGVPVPAGVELPNWSGNPEVFKMNTADFGAVPANTPFVAGSTFRAEGVISYDFGAYTFIPTKITLKRAAEMPRSVSPTAPYALRIGAFNTERFCDSDFNTTFTCSGNSKEPTADEVALKTQRLSAYIGTVLKLPDVLSVEEVKSLSVLQGLAQQLNGEYRTKYQAYLLPGHDPSGINVGFLVRSDRVRVVSVQQLAADENWNDNGQTAFVHDHPPLLLTAEARGVRFQVISVHTKARTNVDKDDAGAVRDRQKRFLQASSLARQVQKLQTTNPWQPLMVVGDFNAYQFSDGWVDVVGLISGKYKDSENQLKLGKNIVQPALWNAVESVPKNDRYSFLFTEKFGPIQGYTQAGSGNSGREVPTVQVLDHALLNYAARLRFVEMQYGRADLDAPAQTAADAVTATDARKAIGVSDHDGFVVDLFVPGKLGQQKPRGYDEHRDDDDDDHGKGHGWGH